One region of Thermocrinis sp. genomic DNA includes:
- the malQ gene encoding 4-alpha-glucanotransferase: MQRSAGVLLHITSLPSPFCIGDLGRQAYLFVDFLSESNQSLWQVLPLNPTFEEFGNSPYFSTSLFAGNPVLISPELLCEDGLISSESLEKFRENPTSKVDYPKAYFLKEVLLEEAFKNFSESGDFYSFEEENSFWLEDYAVFSALRKKNTNSWEKWTDLKPDPLEIRKEKFKQYIFFRQWFKLKEYANRKGIKIIGDLPIYPAFDSADVWANKHLFRFDVVAGVPPDYFSLEGQLWGNPVYNWDALREENFQWWIKRIEHSLKLYDILRIDHFRGLISYYTVPKGEKTAKYGKWERAYPEEFFSLLKERFPNFPFIAEDLGTIDREVEEIRDKFGFPSMRVLAFAFFEPHSSHLPHNYTQNCVVYTTTHDNMPLKDWFEYELKEEDRERLYKYIGKKVEKERVSAELIRLSYMSVANYCIVPMQDLLNLGKESRMNTPGTSKGNWEWRMITLPQAELNLWLSELTYIYQRFNT, from the coding sequence ATGCAAAGGTCCGCTGGAGTTTTACTGCACATTACCTCCCTTCCCTCCCCCTTTTGCATAGGAGATTTGGGAAGACAGGCGTATCTTTTTGTAGATTTTCTCTCTGAAAGCAACCAAAGTCTTTGGCAGGTATTGCCTCTTAACCCAACCTTTGAAGAGTTTGGAAATTCCCCCTACTTTTCTACATCCTTGTTTGCGGGCAACCCTGTTTTGATAAGCCCAGAACTTTTGTGTGAAGATGGTTTGATCTCTTCAGAGAGTTTGGAGAAATTCAGAGAAAACCCTACTTCTAAAGTGGATTACCCTAAGGCTTACTTCCTTAAAGAAGTGCTTTTGGAGGAAGCGTTTAAAAACTTTTCCGAATCTGGAGATTTCTATTCCTTTGAGGAAGAAAATTCCTTCTGGCTTGAAGACTACGCAGTATTTTCTGCCCTTAGGAAGAAAAACACAAATTCTTGGGAGAAATGGACAGACCTAAAACCCGATCCTTTGGAAATCAGAAAAGAGAAGTTTAAGCAGTATATATTTTTCAGACAGTGGTTTAAGCTCAAAGAATATGCCAATAGAAAAGGAATAAAGATAATAGGTGACCTTCCTATATACCCTGCCTTTGACAGCGCGGACGTATGGGCTAACAAACACCTGTTTAGGTTTGACGTTGTAGCAGGCGTACCACCAGATTATTTTAGCCTTGAAGGCCAGCTTTGGGGAAACCCAGTCTATAACTGGGATGCATTGAGGGAAGAGAACTTTCAATGGTGGATAAAGAGGATAGAACACTCTTTAAAGCTTTACGATATTTTGCGTATTGATCATTTCAGAGGGTTAATATCCTATTACACTGTACCTAAGGGAGAGAAAACTGCAAAGTATGGAAAATGGGAAAGGGCTTATCCAGAGGAATTTTTCAGCCTTTTAAAGGAACGTTTTCCAAACTTTCCTTTTATAGCGGAAGACTTAGGCACTATAGACAGGGAAGTGGAGGAAATAAGAGATAAGTTTGGTTTTCCATCAATGAGAGTTCTTGCTTTTGCTTTCTTTGAACCTCACAGCTCTCATCTTCCACACAACTATACACAAAACTGCGTAGTTTATACCACCACACACGACAACATGCCCCTTAAGGACTGGTTTGAATACGAGCTCAAAGAAGAAGATAGAGAGAGACTTTATAAGTATATTGGCAAGAAAGTAGAAAAAGAAAGGGTAAGCGCAGAGCTTATTAGGCTTTCCTACATGTCCGTTGCAAACTACTGCATAGTGCCCATGCAAGACCTTTTGAACCTTGGAAAAGAATCAAGAATGAACACACCAGGCACTTCCAAGGGCAATTGGGAGTGGAGGATGATTACTTTACCCCAAGCGGAGCTTAACCTTTGGCTTTCTGAACTGACATACATTTACCAAAGGTTCAACACTTGA
- a CDS encoding twitching motility protein has product MNYAPQIISYLSSSDEISEVFLAPNTFPLERKDGRLIKCLDVVLTNEDVRDTLIALRSYSSTPISHLGKEGAFSFSLHKVGRFRVVYVKQRGTYVISIVKTPFDIPKLEDLCENYQNVIKEVNRIFEDLNSCLVIVTGKSPIKVSTFSYSLMQYVCFNFTKVVFVLEKPLNYMLKHGVSLAIQREIGVDVESLEEGLRDVVLINPDILYLGFKEFFDKREVDQIIKIMEMGTLVILNLPYVSGNNTFAVPDELKSFLKRIIVVEPLKEQGILKIEFKEI; this is encoded by the coding sequence ATGAATTATGCACCGCAAATTATAAGTTATCTTAGTAGCTCGGATGAGATTTCTGAAGTATTTTTGGCACCAAATACTTTTCCCCTGGAAAGAAAAGACGGTAGACTGATTAAGTGTCTTGATGTCGTGCTCACGAATGAGGATGTCAGAGATACGCTTATTGCACTTAGAAGTTATTCATCTACTCCCATTAGCCATTTGGGGAAAGAAGGAGCCTTTTCCTTCAGTTTGCATAAAGTAGGCAGGTTTAGAGTGGTTTATGTGAAACAAAGGGGCACTTATGTAATATCAATCGTCAAGACACCTTTCGACATACCAAAGCTGGAAGATTTATGTGAGAACTACCAAAACGTAATTAAAGAAGTAAATAGGATTTTTGAAGATTTAAATTCATGTTTGGTGATTGTAACGGGCAAGAGTCCTATAAAGGTAAGCACTTTTTCATATTCCTTAATGCAGTATGTATGCTTTAACTTTACGAAAGTTGTTTTTGTATTAGAAAAACCCCTCAATTACATGCTAAAGCACGGCGTTTCCTTAGCTATACAGAGAGAAATAGGCGTAGACGTGGAAAGTTTGGAAGAAGGTTTAAGAGATGTGGTCTTAATAAATCCTGATATTCTTTACTTAGGCTTTAAGGAGTTTTTTGATAAGAGAGAAGTGGATCAAATCATTAAGATTATGGAAATGGGAACACTAGTGATACTAAACTTGCCATACGTCAGCGGGAACAACACTTTTGCAGTTCCTGATGAGCTGAAGAGCTTTTTGAAAAGGATAATAGTGGTGGAGCCATTGAAAGAACAGGGTATTCTCAAAATTGAGTTTAAGGAAATATAA